The genomic stretch GGTCTACGGGCACTACCTCGGCGCGAGCCGCGACCGTGTCCTGGAGGCCGCCCGCAAGGCCCGCGAGCGGCGCACCGGGCCCGTCCCGCCCGCCCAGGACGAGCACCCCGACCGCGCGGACCCGCCGGTCGAGGAGGGCCAGCCCGTGCCGACCCCCGGGTCCCCGACGCCGGAACCGCCGCGGCGCAGGGGGTTCCGCGCGCGCAACGCCGTTCTGCTGGGCGTCCTCGCCTTCGTGCTGAGCGTCGGCGGGATCTTCGTCTACGAGTCCGTCAGCGGGCAGAGCGTCGCGGCCGAGCGGCAGGGGACCACCTCGCCCGTCAGCCAGGGCATCGTCGGGAACTCCCTGACCCAGGCTCCGTCCACCCCGACCCCGACGGACACCCCGTCGGCGACCCCGACGGACACCGCGACCGCCACGGACACCGCGACGGCCACGAGCACGGACACGGCGACGGCCGACTCGACGGACGAGCCCACCTCGTCCGCCACCGCGACCGCGACGGACGACCCGACCTCGACGAGCTCGCCCACGGACACCCCGACCTCGGGCAGCCGGTCGACGTCGGAGCCGACGGCCACCTCGACGGGACGGTCCGCCGCCCAGCAGGACGCGAGCGCCCCGGCGTCCGCGCTGCCGGCGGCCCGCTCGAGCGCCGACGCCACCGCGGCGGACTGAGACCGCCGCTCCCGCTGACCCCGCCGAACCCCGCGCGGGTCAGCGGGTGCGCGTGGACTCGCTGCGGCGCAGCTCCTTCGGCACGAGTTCGAGCATCTCCTCGGGCAGCAGCGGCAGGTCGAGGAGGCTGAGCTTCACGCGCGCCCGCCGGCCGTGACCGGCGGCGTCGAGGCGGATGACGTGCCCGGCGTCGCGCTCGGCGCGCACCTCGATGACCGACCCCGGCGGCAGTTCGCCGGCGGCGATCCCGTCGACCTCGACCACGGGCGGTCCGGACCCCTCCAGCAGCTCCAGGCGGACGGTCTCGTCGACGCCGAGGACGATCGGCCGCCCGATGCCGGACATCGGCGCCACGGGGGTGACGAGGAGGGCGTCGGCGGCGGGGGAGACGACGGGCCCGCCCGCCGCGTAGCTGTAGGCCGTCGACCCCGTCGGGGTGGCCAGCACGATGGCGTCGCAGCGCAGGTAGCCGATGCGCTGGTCGGCCACCGACAGCGCGGCCGTCACGGTCCCCTTGCCGGGCGTGCGGGCCAGCGCGATGTCGTTGAACGCCACGGCCTCGCGCCGCTCGTCGCCGGTGTGCAGCTCGGTGCGCAGCGACAGGTGCGGTTCGACGGTGAAGTCCCCGGCGGCGATGCGCTCCAGGGCGCCGGGCAGCTCGCTCGGCTCGAGCTCGACGAGGAACCCCAGGTGGCCGAGGTTCACGCCCAGCACGGGCACCTTGCTCCCCGCGACGAGGCGCAGGGCGCCGAGCATCGTGCCGTCGCCGCCCAGGCTCACGACGGCGTCGACGGTGGCGGCGAACTCCTCGACACCGACCCGCGTCACGGAGTCCGGCAGCCGGGTCGCGTCCGTGCGGAGCCCGACGACCTCCTTGCCGTGCTCGCTCGCCCAGCGTTCGACGACGCGGGCCTGCTCGACGGTGTCGCGCACGGGGTGCACGACGAGTCCGAGGCGGCCGACGTGTCCGGGGTGCACCTGCGACACGCTAAGGGGCCTGCGCGCGGGCCCGGGACCGGGGGGTCGAGGGCTCAGGCCGGTTCCCGCGTGCCCACGCCGTGCTGGGAGTGCTGCGGGGCGTCCCGGCCGAGGCGGCTGGTGCGGGCGCGGGGCACGACGAGCGGCGTCCCCGTCTCCGGGTCCGGCACGACGACGCAGGGCAGACCGAAGACGGCCTCGACGAGTTCGGCCGTCACCACCTGCGACGGGTCGCCCTGGGCCAGCACCGCGCCGTCCTTCATCGCGACGAGGTGCGTGGCGTAGCGCGCGGCGTGGTTGAGGTCGTGCAGGACGGCCACCATCGTCCGGTCCTGCTCCTCGTGCAGCTGCGCGCAGAGGTTGAGCACCTCGATCTGGTGCGCGATGTCGAGGTACGTCGTCGGCTCGTCGAGCAGCAGGATGGGCGTCTCCTGCGCCAGGGCCATCGCGATCCACACGCGCTGGCGCTGCCCGCCGGACAGCTCGTCGACGGTGCGGTCGGCCAGGTCGCCCACCCGGGTCCACGCCATCGCTGCGTCGACGGCGCGTTCGTCGTCGCGCGACCACTGGCGCAGCAGCTTCTGGTGCGGGAACCGGCCACGGGCCACGAGGTCGGCCACCGTGATGCCGTCGGGGGCGGTCGCGGTCTGCGGCAGCAGGCCCAGTCGCCGCGCGACCTCCTTGCCGGGCAGCGAGTGGATCTCCTCCCCGTCGAGGTAGACCGCTCCCCGCTTCGGCTTGAGCATCCGCGCCAGGGCCCGCAGCAGCGTCGACTTCCCGCACGCGTTGGGCCCGATGATGACGGTGAAGGACCCGTCGGGGATCTCCACGCCGAGGTCCTGGGCGATGGTGCGGTCGTCGTAGGCGAGGGTGAGGTCGACGCCGCGCAGCCGGGTGTCCACGGGATTCTCCGATCGTTGGGTCAATGCGTTCAGCCGCGACCGCGGCGCCACTGCGAGACGAGCAGCCAGGCGAGGTAGAGCCCGCCGACGGCGCCGGTGACGACGCCGACGGGCAGCTGGGTGGGGGCGAACACGCGC from Kineococcus endophyticus encodes the following:
- a CDS encoding NAD(+)/NADH kinase encodes the protein MHPGHVGRLGLVVHPVRDTVEQARVVERWASEHGKEVVGLRTDATRLPDSVTRVGVEEFAATVDAVVSLGGDGTMLGALRLVAGSKVPVLGVNLGHLGFLVELEPSELPGALERIAAGDFTVEPHLSLRTELHTGDERREAVAFNDIALARTPGKGTVTAALSVADQRIGYLRCDAIVLATPTGSTAYSYAAGGPVVSPAADALLVTPVAPMSGIGRPIVLGVDETVRLELLEGSGPPVVEVDGIAAGELPPGSVIEVRAERDAGHVIRLDAAGHGRRARVKLSLLDLPLLPEEMLELVPKELRRSESTRTR
- a CDS encoding ABC transporter ATP-binding protein, which gives rise to MDTRLRGVDLTLAYDDRTIAQDLGVEIPDGSFTVIIGPNACGKSTLLRALARMLKPKRGAVYLDGEEIHSLPGKEVARRLGLLPQTATAPDGITVADLVARGRFPHQKLLRQWSRDDERAVDAAMAWTRVGDLADRTVDELSGGQRQRVWIAMALAQETPILLLDEPTTYLDIAHQIEVLNLCAQLHEEQDRTMVAVLHDLNHAARYATHLVAMKDGAVLAQGDPSQVVTAELVEAVFGLPCVVVPDPETGTPLVVPRARTSRLGRDAPQHSQHGVGTREPA